The following are encoded in a window of Microcaecilia unicolor chromosome 7, aMicUni1.1, whole genome shotgun sequence genomic DNA:
- the LOC115473715 gene encoding adrenodoxin-like: MSARCIATLLRRPFLSLRVFPGGQGGPSLARRGLCSGATDDKITVHFINRDGERLTATAKEGQSLLDVVINQNLEIDGFGACEGTLACSTCHLIFEQKIFDQISSITDEEMDMLDLAYGLTNTSRLGCQVCVTKAMDGLTARLPIDVSDARKDAGKGMQGSQ; the protein is encoded by the exons ATGAGCGCGCGCTGCATCGCGACTCTCCTGAGGCGGCCCTTTCTGTCTTTGCGAGTGTTTCCCGGTGGCCAGGGAGGACCGAGCCTGGCCCGGAGAGGTTTGTGCAGCGG AGCAACAGATGACAAAATTACAGTACACTTCATCAACCGGGACGGAGAAAGACTCACTGCTACAGCCAAGGAGGGACAGAGCCTGCTGGATGTGGTCATTAACCAGAACCTAGAAATTGATGGCTTTG GTGCCTGTGAAGGAACGCTCGCATGCTCTACTTGCCACCTCATctttgagcagaagatttttgATCAGATCAGCTCCATCACTGATGAGGAAATGGACATGCTGGACCTGGCATATGGACTGACTAACAC gtctCGCCTTGGCTGCCAAGTGTGTGTCACAAAGGCTATGGATGGACTGACGGCTCGTCTACCCATTGATGTGTCGGATGCCAGGAAAGATGCAGGAAAAGGGATGCAGGGCAGCCAGTAA